In Cryptomeria japonica chromosome 10, Sugi_1.0, whole genome shotgun sequence, a genomic segment contains:
- the LOC131076695 gene encoding uncharacterized protein LOC131076695, translating into MLGFASMTCGVGRQAMRPLLNHGGSLEHGDNGAFRRSGLHLTKDSDISRPGCGVSEKSGIWDTARDAGLKINNPMNGNTPSDWVREGFFDSGVSQPMRTVVLGFCPIPSQIVTGRRRMSYKLL; encoded by the exons ATGCTAGGGTTTGCAAGTATGACTTGCGGTGTCGGCCGACAGGCAATGAGGCCCCTCCTAAATCATGGTGGCAGTTTAGAGCACGGCGACAACGGTGCTTTCAGGAGGTCTGGACTCCATCTGACCAAAGACAGTGACATTTCTCGTCCTGGGTGTGGGGTTTCGGAAAAATCCGGCATTTGGGACACTGCTCGGGATGCGGGTTTAAAGATCAACAACCCTATGAATGGCAACACCCCCAGCGACTGGGTCAGGGAAGGCTTCTTCGACTCGG GAGTGTCACAACCGATGAGAACAGTTGTTTTAGGATTTTGTCCTATCCCAAGTCAGATTGTGACAGGAAGAAGGAGAATGAGCTACAAGCTCTTGTGA